The sequence below is a genomic window from Oreochromis niloticus isolate F11D_XX linkage group LG3, O_niloticus_UMD_NMBU, whole genome shotgun sequence.
ATGCCATTTCCTCTGTGCATTCATTCATAAACGTTTCCATGTCTACTGGCATCCTTGAGAGGCTGTCTGCATCCACATTTTCCTTACCGGGGCGATATTTAATTGTGAAGTGGAAATCTGCCAGTTCTGCTACCAATCGACACCCTGTTGCATTCAATTTGGCAGTGGACAGTACATAGGTAAGTGGATTATTGTCGGTGTACACGGTGAAGAATGGTGCATAATATAGGTAATCACGGAATTTTTCTGTGACAGCCCACTTGAGAGCAAGAAACTCTAACTTGCCTGAATGCAGATGGTAATTCTTCTCAGCTGCAGTTAAAGTGCGGGAACCATAAGCAATCACACGAAGCTTTCCATTCTGCTTTTGGTACAACACGGCACCTAATCCCTGGTTTGACGCATCAGTGTGGAGGGTGAACGGCTGTGAAAATTCTGGAAAGCCTAGAACAGGGGGCTGAGTTAGACAGTCTATCAGCTGTTCCAGTGCTAACTGGTGCATGTCGGTCCACTCAATAGGTGTGCTCGAAGGGACACTACACCTGTTTCGCTTTGTTTGCCACTTTAATCTTGTGTTTCGCTGGGTCTCAGCATCTGCAGGTCCCTTGAGCAAGTCATACAGAGGATTTGCAATTCTGGCAAAATCCTTGATGTATTGTCTGTAATAACTTAATAGGCCCAACATTGCTCTTAGTTCACCAACAGTACCTGGCCGTTTGTTTTTCAAAGCTGTCACAGCAGCGGTGTCTGCGGGTCTATCCTGCTTCCCTCTGCTGACACAATCCTGCCAAGGTACCTCACTTCTGTCCTGAACAGGTCGCACTTCCTTggtttgagtttgattccgtacTCCCTGAGTCGGCGCAGCACTTTCCTGACATCCTCAACATGATCCTCAAACGTTCTGCTAAAGACAAGGACATCATCAAGGTAAGGCACACATATTTCATCCCTTAACCCTTCTAAGCACTCCTCCATGCAGCGTTGAAATGCTGCCGGAGCATTCATCAGTCCAAATGGGATTCTGACCCACTCATACAGGCCCAAGGGGGTCACAAAAGCTGTCAGGTGTTTACTGTCTTTGCCCATGAACCCCTGGTGGTATGCTTTACCCTGGTCCAGTAGAGAAAAGAGAGTGTTGCCACCTAAGTTGTCCATGATGTCTTGTACTCTGGGGATGGGGTGGCGGTCTGGGTGAGTCTTCCTATTCAGCTCTCGGTAGTCAATACACAAGCGCAGTGTACCGTCCTTTTTTCTCACACAGACTACTGGAGAGGAGTAAGATGAGTTGGATTTTTCCACCCACCCCTGAGCTATTAGGTCCTGTAGGTAGATTTTCATTTCCTGATACAAGGGTTTTGGTACAGAGAGATGAGTTCGTGTGACTGGCTCATTATCTTTCAATGAAATGTTcatttgcaagttttcaacacAGCCTATGTCATCATCAGATTTAGAGAATGACTCTGATTCTTCTCTTAACATCTGACTAACAGCTTGTCTCTGGTGGTCATTCAGGTGAGTCAAATCGACAGGTGGGTCCCATTGTGCACTTTTAGGTGTGTTCTCACCTGAGCTCTTAGCCTGGATGGGACAGACTGATGCAGTAGGAAGGCAGTCAGTTTTGAATACATTAGCAGGATATATTGATGCAACAGACTGCACAGTTCCAATAACAGTCCTACTTGGCAGTGTGATGTCATGGCTAGTGGGATTTTGTACACTAATGACAATTTTTGGTGTCATACCAGTCTTTACTAAAACAAGGGTATCACAGAACTCGAGTCCTTCAGGCCACTGTGGGTTCTCATGAGGCTCGAAGATCAGGGTTCTATCTTCTTTGAAAGGTGGGGCTTGCACTCGACACTCGATTTGGATGGAGCTGTGTTTAGGCACTTCAACTCTCTCATTTGTTGTTCTTACACTGTGCTCATATGGCTGTCCCACTGTCACTGCATTAACAAAAGCTCTTGCCCTACTCTTTCTGAGGTGAGGAAAAGCtacttttactgttttcatgagtttctctttattcttattgtttGTCTGATCCTGTACTCTGTTTGCAACTAGGTGTGAAATCACATTAAAGCCAGTTATGGGGCATGACTGTTGGTTGCCTTTTAATACTAACACAGGTATTAGCAGATCTTCATCATTAGCAGTAAGTCTGAAGCTTACCTCGAGCCAACCAATATATGGTATTTCCGTCCCATTGGCTGCTTCAAGTTGCAGTGGTTCAAGTGGGTCTACTAGTTCTGCTATATCTCTTAGTTGGACATCAGGCAAATGGGTCTGTTTCCAGGCCGCATCTACAGCACAAATTTGTGAACCTGTGTCCCAAAGTGCCTGGATTCTTTGGTTGTGCAGAAAGCACTGAATGAGACATTTCTCTCCTACAAGCTCTTTTACAGTAGGCGTCTTCACTGAATTACTTCTTTTCCTACACTTTGGTTTGCAACTtgactgtgtttcctgtttcttaatAGATGAACATGTATATGGCTTACAGTATCTTTTGTGCACAGACCAGTGTGTCTCTTGACAGTCTTTTGAGCAATACAATGTTATTTTACAAACAGAACAACACTTTAACTTCatattttcttcctttccttcACAGTTAGCACAATATTGGGACTTTTCAATGCTGTCGGTTGCCCCATGTCCCGTGGGAGCAACCTCCCTTAGTTTAAAGGGCTCCCTTTATCTGATTTGGTCAGTCTAGGTGCTTTACAACCTGCACAGAAATGCTCACTACTCCCACACCTAAAACAATGCTGACAATATTCCTCACCTGCCTGCACACATGCAAAACATCTGGGGCGGTGACGTGGTGAGGGATAATATCGCTGTGGTGCAAATCTTTGTTGAAACTGTGCTGTCCCATGCACATGCCCAGGTCCATGTGCTGAGTGGTATTCCTGTGCTGCTGCAGGAGGGTGCTGGTGGTAAAATGGCATGCAGTTTTGTTCAGCCTTAATGGGGAAAGGCTGCTGAGGTGCTGCGGTTGTCTTTTGAATGGTTTCTCTGATTTGGGAAACTTCAGCCCTCAAGTCTTTCAGCAGTACCATGTCAGCACGCATTTCCTTTATTTCTGTTAGAAGATCAGGGGGTAGAGGAGCTGGTTTCTCTTGGGCTGTGCTTCTCTTTCCCACTGGGGGATCATTAGACTGGACAGTATTTACAGCTGTTACTCATGATGGAGCGGCGTGTTtctttttgtcctgtctttccTTTTCATTTGCGACTGCGATATTTACCTTCTCGAGCAACAACTCATCTGAAGTATTTGTTTGCAGGAGGTAAGGTTGCAGGTCACTTTTAATATTGTCATTCTGAAGACCAGTCAGGACAGTATGCATGAAAAGGCTCTGGACTAGTGCTGGATCATACTTTAGACTGGACTCAACCTCCTGAGAAGCAAACAGGATTTTCTGTCTCAAGTCCATTGTCCTGATCAAGAAATTTTGGGGTGTCTCTTTACTACTCTGAACCTCAGAGGTAAGTTGTTTGTATAACTCTGTGGCACCTTTCTCCTGGTAATGAGACCTGAGGATTCTCCTAAGAGCAGGTGATGTgaggttttcttttccttcaagATAACTCCTTAGCTGCAAGCCTGGCGTGATAGCACGAATTACAGCATCAGTGATTTCTGATTCTGGGTAGCCTCTATTGATCCCGCTTTCAATTTGTCTGGCCAGACTGGAAAATGTCAGCCTGTCTTTTTGCCCCGGCTCTCCTATTTGGCCTGATATCTTAAAATCTTTCCGCCACATGGAACTGTTTGGTGCTGTTGGAACAATGTTTCTCACTGGGGTGCGAGGACTTAAGGCAGGATTCATGCTATTTCTCATTAAGCCATGCATTTCACCCTCTTTTTGTTGTAAGAGCAGTCTTAATGTCTCTATCTCCTCCTGGCTACTTTCCTGGTCCTGAACAGCTGGGTCCAGTCTTTCAttcacactttgttttttatCCATTTGTATGTCACTTATAATGTCCTGGACATTAAGAAGTTCTGACATACCTTCGTCCTCTCGGGTATCCAGCTCTGTTCGTTCAAGGTGCTTAACTAAATGTGAGACTAGCTGACTGCGCGTTTTATTAATCACAAACTCTTTTCCTGGTCCGGAAATTTGAAGTACATCACATAATTTAATCAGCTGCTCTAAGGTCAGTTGATACAGTGTTCCTTTAATCTCCAGCTCTAGCTTTTCTAATTCAGACTCCATGTTGTCAGAGGAGTTAGTACAAGCAGTCAGCTGAGAAATGATCAGACTTAGTTGGCTTTTACTGCCCCCTAGTGGTCACTTTTTCACTTCAGGATACAGACACCAATGTAGGTCTAGCAATGCCTCTGCTGCTTCGCTATGCTCCTTTCTGATACCTGGGTCGTCTGGGGGGGATGATCAACGAGAGGATTTCTCTTACAGGTCAGGGATGGTCCTCAAATCAATCATCCCAGCGGTGCCTCCAAATGTTGTGCCCTTAAACAGGGGAAATAGTGAGGAGAGGTGAAAGAAtggcacagacacacagctctcactctcactcatCTGTATTGAGTTTATAAAAATACTTTGGACAACATTAACTTTAACACTGGACAAAAACCTATACAGACAGTAACAGAAAAATATTCACACAACATGGCGGAGTACTAGCGAAAACTAGCATACACGGCAACAGCGTTTAACTGGAACTTCTCAGCCAAAAACAGTCCGCAATTCACATCTTGAACAATGATAACAACGTAATAATCAACAGtaacacacatttatacagttctGTGCATGGCAGTTACCTTAAACAGGGGAAATGGTGAGGAGAGGTGAAAGAACGGCACAGACACGCAgctctcttctcttcttcttcttcttcttcttcttctttgtttttaacgGCGGTTGGCAACCAACGTAAAAGGAGCATTACCGCCTCCTACTGTTCCGGAGTATGGATCAGACAGTGAGCTTACAATCtgtatcaaaaaacaaaacaaaaaaaacaaaaaacaaaaaaaacaacaaaacaaaacaaaaaaacaaaaaaacaaaaacaaaaaaaaaaccctcacactCTTTCATACACACCTATAGCCTTCAAAAACCCCACCAAGTCCCTCACCTGTGCCCTACTACCCTCCAACACACTCTTCAGATTAAATTCCCCAATTCCCCGCTCCCTCAATCTATTCTGCAGaacttttctctccacatcATAACCCTTGCACCGCAGTATTACATGCTCTACCGTCTCCTCCTCCTGACACGcagctctcactctcactcGTCTGAGTGAGAGTGAAGGAGGCGCGCGAACCCACCTACTGGAGCCCTGAGGCATTAACAATGGATCGACGCACAATCAACCCAGGCAAAACTTTCACTACTTATCTCCCTCTACATTCCCACTGCATATTCTAT
It includes:
- the LOC112846197 gene encoding uncharacterized protein LOC112846197, translated to MESELEKLELEIKGTLYQLTLEQLIKLCDVLQISGPGKEFVINKTRSQLVSHLVKHLERTELDTREDEGMSELLNVQDIISDIQMDKKQSVNERLDPAVQDQESSQEEIETLRLLLQQKEGEMHGLMRNSMNPALSPRTPVRNIVPTAPNSSMWRKDFKISGQIGEPGQKDRLTFSSLARQIESGINRGYPESEITDAVIRAITPGLQLRSYLEGKENLTSPALRRILRSHYQEKGATELYKQLTSEVQSSKETPQNFLIRTMDLRQKILFASQEVESSLKYDPALVQSLFMHTVLTGLQNDNIKSDLQPYLLQTNTSDELLLEKVNIAVANEKERQDKKKHAAPS